ATGTGGTCGGTGGTCACCGAGTCGCCGAGCAGGGCGAGAATGCGTGCATTGTGGATGTCGCCGATGGGCGGCGGATCGCCGGCGATACCGGCAAAGAATGGCGGGTGCTGGATGTAGGTGGAGTCGGCCTGCCATTGGTAGGTGGCCGCCTGTGGTACGGCGATGGCCTGCCACTGGGCATCGCCGGCGAACACCTCGGCATACTCGCGGTGGAACATGGCGCTGTCGACCTTGGCGATGGCGGCGGTGATCTCCGCCTGGCTCGGCCAGATGTCCTTGAGGTACACCGCCTGGCCGTCCTTGCCGGTACCCAGCGGCTCGCGGCTGAGATCGCCGCGCACGCTGCCGGCCAGGGCATAGGCCACCACCAGCGGCGGCGAGGCCAGCCAGTTGGCCTTGACCAGCGGATGCACGCGACCCTCGAAGTTGCGGTTACCGGACAGCACCGAGGCCACCGTCAGGTCGGCCTGCTGGATGGCCTGTTCGATCGGTTCCAGCAGTGGCCCGGAGTTGCCGATGCAGGTGGTGCAACCATAGCCGACCAGGTCGAAGCCCAGCTGGTTCAGGTAGGGGGTCAGGCCGGCGGCGGCGAGGTATTCGCTGACCACCTTGGAGCCGGGGGCCAGCGAGCTCTTGACCCAGGGCTTGCGGCCTAGGCCGCGCTCCACGGCCTTCTTTGCCAGCAGGCCGGCGGCCATCATCACGCTGGGGTTGGAGGTGTTGGTGCAGGAGGTGATGGCAGCGATTACCACGGCGCCGTCCTGCAAGTTGTAGTCATAGCCGTCGTGGCTGACCCGCGGGCTGCCGGCCTGGCCTGACTCGGCGGCTTTGAGCTGCAGGCCCAGCAGCTCGTCGAAGGCCTGGCTGACCCGCGGCAGCGGCACCCGGTCCTGCGGGCGCCTGGGCCCGGCCAGGCTGGCCTCGACGCTGCCCATGTCCAGCTCCAGGCTGTCGCTGAACAGCGGCTCGGCGCCGGGCTCGCGCCACATGCCCTGGGTCTTGCAGTAGCTCTCGACCAGGCGGACGCTGCTCTCGGGGCGGCCGGACAGGCGCAGGTAATCCAGGGTGATCGCGTCCACCGGGAAAAAGCCGCAGGTGGCGCCATATTCCGGGGCCATGTTGGCGATAGTGGCGCGGTCGGCCAGGGGCAGGTCGGCCAGGCCATCGCCATAGAATTCGACGAACTTCCCGACCACGCCCTTCTTGCGCAGCATCTGGGTCACTGTCAGCACCAGGTCGGTGGCGGTGATGCCTTCCTTGAGCTTGCCGCTGAGCTTGAAGCCGATCACCTCGGGAATCAGCATCGAAACCGGCTGGCCGAGCATGGCCGCTTCTGCTTCGATGCCGCCCACGCCCCAGCCGAGCACGCCGAGGCCGTTGATCATGGTGGTGTGCGAGTCGGTACCCACCAGGGTGTCGGGGAAGGCCCAGCTGACGCCATCCTCATCCTTGGTCCAGACGCTGCGCGCCAGGTACTCCAGGTTGACCTGGTGGCAGATGCCGGTACCCGGCGGCACCACGCGGAAGTTGGCAAAGGCGTTCTGCCCCCAGCGCAGGAAGGCATAGCGCTCGCCATTGCGCTGCATCTCGATGGCGACGTTCTGGGCGAAGGCGGCGGGCGAGGCATAGGCATCGACCATCACCGAGTGGTCGATCACCAGATCCACCGGCGACAGCGGGTTGATCTGCTGCGGGTCGCCACCAGCGGCGGCCATGGCTGCGCGCATGGCCGCCAGGTCGACTACCGCCGGCACCCCGGTGAAGTCCTGCATCAGCACCCGTGCCGGGCGGAACTGGATCTCGTGCTCACTGCGGCGCTCCTTGAGCCAGTCGATCATCGCCTTGATGTCGTAGGCGCTGACCGTGGCGTTGTCTTCGAAGCGCAGCAGGTTCTCCAGCAGGATCTTGAGCGAGAAGGGCAGACGCGCGATATCGCCGAGGTGCTGGGCCGCTTCCGGCAGGCTGAAGTAGTGGTAGGTGGTGCCGTCGACCTGCAGGCTGCGCCGGCAGTTGAGGCTATCGAACGAGTCCATGTTGTTCTCCTGGGCGCTCGGCGCTGCGGACTGAACTAATGAAACTAGACCGCCTGGTCAGCTCTTGCCAGTTCTCCGGGCCGAGCGGGCGCGCCTGCCAGCCCTGACTCGGCTATCATGCGCGGCCTGAGGAGAGCCCCCCATGAATAGCGTTCTACTGCACTGTCGCCCCGGCTTCGAAGGCGAAGTCTGCGCCGAAATAGCCGACCAGGCGGCGCGCCTGGAAGTGCCCGGCTACGCCAAGAGCAAGCCCAACAGCGCCCATGCCGAATTCGTCTGCCACGATCCTGCTGGCGCTGCCCGCCTGATGCAGGGTCTGCGTTTCAGCCGGCTGATCTTTCCCCGCCAGTGGGCCCGTGGCAGCTACCTGCAGTTGCCGGAGAACGATCGCATCAGCGTGCTGCTGCAGGCGCTGGCCGACTACCCGGTGTGCGGCAGCCTGTGGCTGGAAGTGTTCGACAGCAACGAGGGCAAGGAACTGTCGAATTTCTGCAAGAAGTTCGAGGCGCCGCTGCGCAAGGCCCTGACTGGTGCCGGCCGGCTGGTGGAGGACGCCAGCAAGCCGCGTCTGCTGCTGACCTTCAAGAGCGGGCGCGAAGTGTTTCTCGGCCTCGCCGAGGCCAACAACTCGGCGCTCTGGCCCATGGGCATCCCGCGCCTGAAGTTCCCCCGCGAGGCGCCCAGCCGCTCGACCCTCAAGCTGGAAGAGGCCTGGCACACCTTTATCCCGCGCGAGCAGTGGGAAACCCGTCTGTCGGATGAGATGACCGGGGTCGACCTCGGCGCC
The window above is part of the Pseudomonas alcaligenes genome. Proteins encoded here:
- the acnA gene encoding aconitate hydratase AcnA — encoded protein: MDSFDSLNCRRSLQVDGTTYHYFSLPEAAQHLGDIARLPFSLKILLENLLRFEDNATVSAYDIKAMIDWLKERRSEHEIQFRPARVLMQDFTGVPAVVDLAAMRAAMAAAGGDPQQINPLSPVDLVIDHSVMVDAYASPAAFAQNVAIEMQRNGERYAFLRWGQNAFANFRVVPPGTGICHQVNLEYLARSVWTKDEDGVSWAFPDTLVGTDSHTTMINGLGVLGWGVGGIEAEAAMLGQPVSMLIPEVIGFKLSGKLKEGITATDLVLTVTQMLRKKGVVGKFVEFYGDGLADLPLADRATIANMAPEYGATCGFFPVDAITLDYLRLSGRPESSVRLVESYCKTQGMWREPGAEPLFSDSLELDMGSVEASLAGPRRPQDRVPLPRVSQAFDELLGLQLKAAESGQAGSPRVSHDGYDYNLQDGAVVIAAITSCTNTSNPSVMMAAGLLAKKAVERGLGRKPWVKSSLAPGSKVVSEYLAAAGLTPYLNQLGFDLVGYGCTTCIGNSGPLLEPIEQAIQQADLTVASVLSGNRNFEGRVHPLVKANWLASPPLVVAYALAGSVRGDLSREPLGTGKDGQAVYLKDIWPSQAEITAAIAKVDSAMFHREYAEVFAGDAQWQAIAVPQAATYQWQADSTYIQHPPFFAGIAGDPPPIGDIHNARILALLGDSVTTDHISPAGNIKQDSPAGRYLSEHGVAPADFNSYGSRRGNHEVMMRGTFANIRIRNEMLGGEEGGNTLHIPSGDKLAIYDAAMRYQAAGVPLVIFAGQEYGTGSSRDWAAKGTNLLGVKAVIAESFERIHRSNLVGMGVLPLQFVDGQSRKSLGLGGQEQIDIVGLQGGALRPQMKLTLDVVRGPGQREKIEVLCRIDTQNEVEYFKAGGILHHVLRQMLAS
- the rlmM gene encoding 23S rRNA (cytidine(2498)-2'-O)-methyltransferase RlmM; translated protein: MNSVLLHCRPGFEGEVCAEIADQAARLEVPGYAKSKPNSAHAEFVCHDPAGAARLMQGLRFSRLIFPRQWARGSYLQLPENDRISVLLQALADYPVCGSLWLEVFDSNEGKELSNFCKKFEAPLRKALTGAGRLVEDASKPRLLLTFKSGREVFLGLAEANNSALWPMGIPRLKFPREAPSRSTLKLEEAWHTFIPREQWETRLSDEMTGVDLGASPGGWTYQLVRRGMLVTAIDNGPMAESLMDTGLVTHLMVDGFTWKPKQPVDWMVCDIVEKPARTASMVEEWIGGGHCREAVVNLKLPMKQRYAEVCKLLLRLEEAFAARRIRVSIACKQLYHDREEVTCHLRRL